TTCAAGAAAACAGTATTGGACCCGATGGTGCGGTGCGTCAATCATTTGCGCATGAAAAAGTTTCCGCGTCTTCCGAAGTCCGAAATCTGCGAGATGTCCGCCGCGACCATGCGCACGCTCGTCGCGCAACGAAAGCTCTCGCCGGTGGAGATCGTCGAAGAAGTATTGCGCCGGGCCGACACCGTGCAGCCGCACCTCAACTGCTTCATCACGCTGTGCCACGAGCAGGCGATGGCGCAGGCCCGGGAGGCGGAACGTGCCGTGACGAGGGGCGAGGCACTGGGCCTGCTGCACGGCCTGCCTTTCACGGTGAAGGACATCGTCGACACCGCGAACGTCAGGACGACCTACGGCTCCCTGCTGCATCGTGACCACGTTCCCACGCAGGACGCCGTGGCGGTGGCGCGCATGCGCCAGGCGGGGGCCATCCTCATCGGCAAGACGACCACCTCCGAGTTCGGCGCCAAGTGCCTGACCGATGCTCCTCTTTTCGGCAGCACCCGCAACGCCTGGGATGGAACGCGCACCAGCGGCGGCTCGAGCGGCGGCGCGGCCGCGTCCATCGCGGCCGGCATCGCGCCGCTGGCCATCGCCACCGACGGCGGCGGCTCGACCCGCATTCCCGCCGCCTGCAACGGCGTGGTCGGCCTGAAGCAGAGCCTGGGCGTGGTGCCTCACAGTCAGGTACAGGACGCTTTCGGCAACTACACCTACGTGACGCCCACCACGCGCAACGTGGCCGACACCGCGCTCATGCTGCAGGCCATGACCGGCGCCCACGGGTCCGATCCCTGGTCGGTGGGCGTGCCGGCGCAGCGCTACTTCGACGCCCTGCAGCCCGGCGGCGATCTGCGCGGCAAGCGGATCCTCTACTGCGCAACGCTCGAGGGGCGTCCGATCTCCACCGACGTCGCCGCCGCCTTCGAAGCCGCCCTGGCCACGTTGCGCTCGATGGGCGCGGAGCTCGAAGAGATGTCGAGCGACGGATACGACGTCGAGCCGGTGTGGCGGGTGATCAACCACACCAGCTGGCGCGGCCGCTTCGCCCCGCTGGCCGCAGCCCATGCCGGCAAGTTGAGCCCGTCGTTGCTGCAGCAGCTCGAACTCGCGCAGCACGTCGACGGGGTCGCCTTCCAGCAGGCCATGTTCGCCAGGACCGCGCTCTTCCGCAAGGTCCAGGCCCAGCTGGAGAGCCACGACTTCATCTTCACGCCGACGCTCTCGCGCACGGCCCTGCCGATCGACCAGGACCTGTTCGGCCACATCGAGATCGATGGGCAAGCGCATGCCGAGGTACGGCCGAACTGGTTTCCCTGGACCATGCCCTTCAACCTCACGGGCCACCCCGCCATCAGCCTGCCGTGCGGCGCGGGCCGCGATGGCCTGCCCATCGGCATGCAGCTCGTCGGCCGGTTCCGCGAGGACCTGCAGCTGCTGCAGGCCGCGGCGTCCTTCGAAGCCGCGCACCGGCCGGCAAACGCGCTGCCCGCCCTGGCCTTCTAGATCCCCTCTCCCGCTCCCATTCCACAACTTTGGAGGTACTCCACCATGGCCTCGTTTCTCAGGACACTTTTCCTCGGTGCGTCGATCGCACTGATCGGCGCCGCTGCGCATGCCGACAGCAATGCGCCCATCCGGCTGGTCATCGGCTTTCCGCCGGGCGGCGCGCTCGACAACCTGGCGCGTTCGCTGGCCGAGGACTTGCGCACCACGCTCAAGGAACCCGTGCTGGTGGAGAACCGGCCCGGCGCCTCGACCCGGATTTCCATCGAGGCCGTCAAGGCCGCCCGGCCCGACGGCCGCACCATCCTGTTGGGCGCGACGCCGCCCTTCGTCCTCTTTCCGATGACCTATGCGCGGCTGAACTACGACGTCGACAAGGACTTCATCCCCATTGCGCACCTGGCGAACGTGCCCAGCGTCCTTTCGGCCGGCGCAGGCCAGCCGTTCAAGACACTCCCCGAATATGTCGCCTGGGTCAGGAAGAACCCCACGGGTGCGAGCGTGGGGTTGACCAACCTCGGCGGCGCACTGCACTTCAGCGTGCTGCAGCTGTCCAAGGCCATCGGCGTGCCGCTCGCGCCGGTCACCTACAAGGGCGGTGCGCCGCTTGCGACCGACCTCATCGGAGGCCATGTGCCGTTCGCTGCCGACGCGCTGGCCAGCCAGCTCGAGCTCCACCGCGCGGGCAAGCTGCGGATCCTGGGCGTGGCAGGGACCCGGCGATTGAGCTGGCTGCCCGACGTTCCGACCATCAAGGAATCAGGCTACGACGCCTTCGACCGCGCCAACGCCGCCTATGCCGCCTTCGTGCCGGCCGGCACGCCGAAGGATGTGGCCGCGAAACTGGAAGCGGCCCTTCTCGCCGCCATGCGCAATCCGCAGGTGCGCGCGCAGGTCGACCGCATGGGCCTCGAGGCCACGGGGCTTCCCGGCGCCGAAGTGACGCGCATCATGAGGGAGGACCGGGCGTACTGGCGCCCCATCGTCAAGGCCTCGGGGTTCAGGAGCGAAGACTGAATCGATGATGGCCGACGACGACGCCGACCGGGCGGGCTGGGCGGTGCTCGTGGCCGCCAGTTCGGGCGCGCTGCTGTGCTTCCTGAATCTCAGTGCGCTCAATGTCGCGCTGCCTGCCGTGGCGCGGAGCCTGCATGCCTCGCCGGCGCAGGCGAGCTGGATCCTGCTGTCCTACATGCTGGTCAGCACCGTCTGCATTCTCAGCTTCGGACGGCTGGCCGATCTCTGGGGACGGCGCCGGCTCTTCCTCGCAGGACTGGGGCTTTTCGTGGCGGCGTGTGCGGCATGCGCCTTCGCACCCACCGCCGAACTGATGTTGGCGAGCCGCATCTGCCAGGCCGTCGGTGCGGCCGGCGTCATGGCCAACGCCAGCGCGCTGGTGGGCGATGCCTTCGGCCGCCGCAGGATGGGGCTGGCACTCGGCGTGCTCGCCATGGTTGCGGCCCTGGCCCAGGTCGTGGGCCCGCTGGCGGGCGGTTTCGTCGTCTCGTGGTGGGGATGGCGCGTCCTCTTCATGCTCTACGTGCCGATCGGGCTCGGCGTGCTGGCGTGGTCCTGGAAGATCCTGCCAAGAAGCGCGTTCGTTCAGGCCGAGCGCTTCGATCTGGCCGGCGCGGCACTGTCCTTCGTCGGCATTGGATGCGTGACCTATGCACTCTCGATGGCCGGTACCCGCGGATGGACCAGCACGCCGGTGTGGACCTTCATGCTCGCGGGGCTGTGCGCCATCGCCCTCTTCTCCGGCGTTCAGAGGCGTGTGGCCAGTCCGCTGGTCGACCCCTCGCTGTTCGGCGAACCGGGACGCCGCACCGCCTACGCGGCCATCCTGCTGCTGTCGATGACGCAGGCGGCTCCCCTGCTGCTGGTGGCCCTGTATCTGCAGGCTTGCGCGGGCCTGCAGCCATCGCAGGCGGGCCTGCGCATCGCACCGGTGGCATTCGGCATGCTGATGGCTGCGCCGGTGGCGGGCATCCTGCTTCGCCGCTTCGCGGCC
This genomic window from Variovorax sp. V93 contains:
- a CDS encoding MFS transporter, which codes for MMADDDADRAGWAVLVAASSGALLCFLNLSALNVALPAVARSLHASPAQASWILLSYMLVSTVCILSFGRLADLWGRRRLFLAGLGLFVAACAACAFAPTAELMLASRICQAVGAAGVMANASALVGDAFGRRRMGLALGVLAMVAALAQVVGPLAGGFVVSWWGWRVLFMLYVPIGLGVLAWSWKILPRSAFVQAERFDLAGAALSFVGIGCVTYALSMAGTRGWTSTPVWTFMLAGLCAIALFSGVQRRVASPLVDPSLFGEPGRRTAYAAILLLSMTQAAPLLLVALYLQACAGLQPSQAGLRIAPVAFGMLMAAPVAGILLRRFAAESICVGGMLLAACALALLAALLQPMIGAVQLSLCLWMLGLGIGSFVTPNNASILQSVVPQRRGIANGVRSTLQNTGIMVGTALTLSVALAQLPSGSQRMILGGSGAGLSNPDVAAFTQGACSALILLAVLCLAGAALIAASARRHGRGKTPVIAGGETAVRSGSAS
- a CDS encoding amidase, which encodes MSAATMRTLVAQRKLSPVEIVEEVLRRADTVQPHLNCFITLCHEQAMAQAREAERAVTRGEALGLLHGLPFTVKDIVDTANVRTTYGSLLHRDHVPTQDAVAVARMRQAGAILIGKTTTSEFGAKCLTDAPLFGSTRNAWDGTRTSGGSSGGAAASIAAGIAPLAIATDGGGSTRIPAACNGVVGLKQSLGVVPHSQVQDAFGNYTYVTPTTRNVADTALMLQAMTGAHGSDPWSVGVPAQRYFDALQPGGDLRGKRILYCATLEGRPISTDVAAAFEAALATLRSMGAELEEMSSDGYDVEPVWRVINHTSWRGRFAPLAAAHAGKLSPSLLQQLELAQHVDGVAFQQAMFARTALFRKVQAQLESHDFIFTPTLSRTALPIDQDLFGHIEIDGQAHAEVRPNWFPWTMPFNLTGHPAISLPCGAGRDGLPIGMQLVGRFREDLQLLQAAASFEAAHRPANALPALAF
- a CDS encoding tripartite tricarboxylate transporter substrate-binding protein, encoding MASFLRTLFLGASIALIGAAAHADSNAPIRLVIGFPPGGALDNLARSLAEDLRTTLKEPVLVENRPGASTRISIEAVKAARPDGRTILLGATPPFVLFPMTYARLNYDVDKDFIPIAHLANVPSVLSAGAGQPFKTLPEYVAWVRKNPTGASVGLTNLGGALHFSVLQLSKAIGVPLAPVTYKGGAPLATDLIGGHVPFAADALASQLELHRAGKLRILGVAGTRRLSWLPDVPTIKESGYDAFDRANAAYAAFVPAGTPKDVAAKLEAALLAAMRNPQVRAQVDRMGLEATGLPGAEVTRIMREDRAYWRPIVKASGFRSED